The Haemophilus parainfluenzae genome window below encodes:
- the rplL gene encoding 50S ribosomal protein L7/L12: MSLTNEQIIEAIASKTVTEIVELIAAMEEKFGVSAAAAVAAAPAAGGAAAAEEKTEFDVVLAEAGANKVAVIKAVRGATGLGLKEAKDLVESAPANLKEGVSKEEAEALKKELEEAGAKVEIK, encoded by the coding sequence ATGTCATTAACTAACGAACAAATCATTGAAGCGATTGCTTCAAAAACTGTAACTGAAATCGTTGAATTAATCGCAGCGATGGAAGAAAAATTCGGTGTTTCAGCAGCGGCAGCAGTAGCAGCAGCTCCAGCAGCAGGCGGCGCAGCGGCAGCAGAAGAAAAAACTGAATTCGACGTAGTTCTTGCTGAAGCTGGTGCTAACAAAGTAGCAGTTATCAAAGCAGTACGTGGTGCAACTGGTTTAGGCTTAAAAGAAGCTAAAGACTTAGTTGAATCTGCTCCAGCTAACTTAAAAGAAGGCGTTTCTAAAGAAGAAGCTGAAGCACTTAAGAAAGAATTAGAAGAAGCTGGCGCAAAAGTAGAAATCAAATAA
- the rplJ gene encoding 50S ribosomal protein L10, producing MALNLQDKQAIVAEVNEAAKGALSAVIADSRGVTVDKMTELRKAAREAGVTMRVVRNTLLRRAVEGTDFECLQDTFVGPTLIAFSNEHPGAAARLFKEFAKANDKFEIKGAAFEGKIQDVEFLATLPTYEEAIARLMGTMKEAAAGKLARTFAALRDKLQEAA from the coding sequence ATGGCATTAAATCTTCAAGACAAACAAGCAATTGTTGCTGAAGTAAATGAAGCAGCCAAAGGTGCACTTTCAGCAGTAATCGCGGACTCTCGCGGTGTAACTGTTGATAAAATGACTGAATTACGTAAAGCAGCTCGTGAAGCTGGTGTAACAATGCGCGTTGTTCGTAATACTTTATTACGTCGTGCGGTTGAAGGCACTGATTTCGAATGCTTACAAGATACGTTTGTAGGTCCAACACTTATCGCGTTCTCTAACGAACACCCGGGCGCAGCAGCTCGTTTGTTCAAAGAGTTTGCTAAAGCAAACGATAAGTTTGAAATTAAAGGTGCAGCCTTTGAAGGTAAAATCCAAGATGTTGAATTCTTGGCAACATTACCAACTTACGAAGAAGCGATTGCACGTTTAATGGGCACAATGAAAGAAGCTGCAGCAGGCAAACTTGCTCGCACCTTCGCGGCATTACGCGACAAATTACAAGAAGCAGCTTAA